One window of Drosophila busckii strain San Diego stock center, stock number 13000-0081.31 chromosome 3L, ASM1175060v1, whole genome shotgun sequence genomic DNA carries:
- the LOC108598582 gene encoding putative uncharacterized protein DDB_G0271606: protein MGCGQSKIHLYPRKSKSKANGKKGGHADSDAETDEDEGHIEDAEKAQQREREKHDESEEQSNKDIQDTDEDVAVSLLRAKNLSLLQSQEISSSQQNFFRMLDKKIDEGPDYDSASETEIALEEARLNALVQHWESASMTASICSSASRSLQTTPIRQVVQAPLKTRSGPGSHLLAPSTACGAALPTTEYLPQHVIAGRQQQQQQQQQQQQQQQQATSLYQQQQQLILTQLDANLVNTSNANAAAAAQLAQLQQQQQQQLVLYQQQQQQQLQQQQLQQQQQQLAAYGGQLLTLPAGAKPQSVSPKRLIYGVAAAPSVSPAPVPVQYIAANSPLMQAGVTGYLNGAGAVSGRAPLQLSYYGAPSTANQVAATSASSTLSIASETYETQTAPHSQSQTSAQLPTQPTVAYYGEVMHGVQAAPATEYKFPPAISVQRLAPQVQRQLRETQELIKDSCPQLYAAGYGSPGPPIRNPNRNPTRTRPTLETQFSQELS from the exons ATGGGCTGTGGACAGagtaaaatacatttatatccCAGAAAATCGAAGAGTAAAGCAAATGGCAAGAAAGGAGGACATG CCGACTCGGACGCGGAGACGGACGAGGACGAAGGCCACATTGAGGATGCTGAGAAGGCACAGCAACGTGAGCGCGAGAAGCATGACGAGAGCGAGGAACAAAGCAATAAGGACATACAGGACACCGATGAAGATGTCGCCGTCTCGCTGCTGCGTGCCAAGAATCTTTCGCTGCTGCAGAGCCA AGAAATCTCCTCAAGCCAACAGAACTTCTTTCGCATGCTCGACAAGAAGATTGACGAG gGCCCGGACTATGATTCGGCAAGCGAAACCGAAATTGCCTTGGAGGAGGCACGACTGAATGCGTTAGTGCAGCACTGGGAGTCCGCCAGCATGACCGCATCCATCTGCTCCTCGGCCAGTCGCTCGCTGCAAACAACACCCATACGCCAGGTGGTCCAAGCGCCGCTCAAGACCAGGAGCGGCCCAGGCAGCCATCTACTAGCGCCCAGTACAGCCTGCGGCGCAGCGCTGCCCACAACAGAGTATCTACCTCAGCACGTTATTGCggggcgacagcagcaacaacagcaacagcagcagcagcaacagcaacagcaacaagccaCAAGTctctatcagcagcagcagcagcttatacTCACCCAGCTCGATGCTAATCTCGTCAATACGTCCAATGCCaatgctgctgcggcagcgcAGCTagcacagctgcaacagcagcaacaacaacagctggtgctctatcagcagcagcagcagcagcaactacagcaacagcagctccagcagcagcagcaacaactcgcCGCATATGGCGGTCAACTGCTTACGCTGCCCGCCGGCGCCAAACCACAAAGTGTCAGTCCCAAGCGACTGATCTACGGCGTAGCTGCGGCTCCTTCCGTCTCCCCTGCTCCCGTGCCCGTGCAGTACATAGCCGCCAATTCGCCTTTGATGCAGGCCGGCGTAACGGGCTATTTAAATGGTGCCGGCGCCGTTTCTGGACGTGCTCCGCTGCAGCTGTCCTACTACGGCGCACCGAGCACCGCCAACCAAGTGGCGGCGACCTCGGCGTCGTCAACTCTATCCATTGCCTCCGAAACTTATGAAACACAAACCGCTCCACACAGCCAAAGTCAGACGTCAGCACAACTGCCGACTCAGCCTACGGTCGCCTACTACGGCGAGGTCATGCACGGCGTGCAG GCCGCGCCCGCAACGGAATACAAGTTTCCGCCGGCCATTAGCGTGCAGAGATTGGCGCCTCAGGTGCAGCGGCAGTTGCGCGAGACGCAGGAACTCATAAAAGACTCGTGCCCGCAGCTGTATGCGGCGGGCTATGGCAGCCCAGGACCACCGATACGCAATCCCAACAGAAATCCAACTAGAACTAGACCCACCCTGGAGACGCAGTTCTCGCAGGAACTCTCGTGA
- the LOC108599893 gene encoding DEAD-box ATP-dependent RNA helicase 20 isoform X1 translates to MAHIARSRYNGQVNGYMGGPPTGGMPNNRMGNNGGGPGMFQRNRTAPYVRGGAAGGVSGGFNGNRMNGGVPGPRTDNMYGGQNNNRTSTHGAHLPKIIWSEVALTPFRKNFYKPCDSVLARTQVETDSFLSSNEITIKGNEVPTPSIEFEEGGFPDYVMDEIRKQGFAKPTAIQAQGMPIALSGRDLVAVAQTGSGKTLAYVLPAVVHINNQPRLERGDGPIALVLAPTRELAQQIQQVAIEFGSNTQVRNTCIFGGAPKGQQARDLERGVEIVIATPGRLIDFLERGTTSLKRCTYLVLDEADRMLDMGFEPQIRKIMQQIRPDRQVLMWSATWPKEVRQLAEEFLNNYIQVNIGSLSLSANHNILQIVDVCDESEKIMKLIQLLTQISSENETKTIIFVETKKRVDEITRNISRQGWRACAIHGDKSQQERDFVLSSFRNGRHSILVATDVAARGLDVDDVKFVINYDYPSNSEDYVHRIGRTGRSNNTGTAYTLFTHSNANKANDLIQVLREANQTINPKLMNMAQNSGYQKRGNMAYRGGGGGYQGRNQQMGNYRNNQNNNNPRNNSNNGYNAGGPPRYDQKMQRNSPPIQGTGFRPQSNVYQQQQQQAQSVLQQQQQQQQQPGMQFSRFNPNAACFEPKTQQQQLQQQQLQQQQMQQQQPGGQAAHLAAAQAAAANAAAVAAGYGYGVEQKRSRFALNFNMPPPSMPQQQQQQQQAPQQQQSQQPPMPTGAPPAMSSQAYGAYASMPSNMAAVSLNGGGAPSIPASAYRAPYAMPYVMPPPPMPVQN, encoded by the exons atgGCGCACATCGCTCGTTCCAGGTATAACGGACAGGTAAATGGTTATATGGGCGGCCCACCAACCGGCGGCATGCCCAACAATCGTATGGGCAATAACGGCGGCGGTCCTGGCATGTTTCAGCGCAACCGCACAGCTCCTTACGTACGCGGAGGAGCTGCTGGCGGCGTAAGTGGCGGTTTCAATGGCAATCGCATGAATGGCGGCGTTCCCGGACCACGCACCGACAATATGTATGGTGGTCAGAACAACAATCGCACTTCGACACATGGCGCtcatttgccaaaaattataTGGTCCGAAGTAGCGCTTACTCCATTCCGCAAGAACTTTTACAAGCCATGCGACTCGGTACTAGCCCGTACCCAAGTCGAAACAGATAGTTTCCTGAGCAGTAATGAAATCACTATAAAGGGCAATGAAGTGCCAACGCCCAGCATTGAGTTTGAAGAGGGTGGTTTCCCTGATTATGTTATGGATGAGATACGCAAGCAGGGCTTTGCTAAGCCGACTGCTATACAGGCACAGGGTATGCCTATTGCTCTGAGTGGTCGCGATTTGGTGGCCGTGGCCCAAACAGGCTCCGGCAAGACCTTGGCCTATGTGCTGCCCGCTGTGGTGCACATTAATAACCAGCCGCGCCTGGAGCGCGGAGATGGACCCATTGCCCTTGTGTTGGCACCCACCCGTGAGTTGGCCCAACAGATTCAGCAAGTGGCCATCGAGTTTGGCTCGAACACGCAGGTGCGCAATACCTGCATCTTTGGCGGCGCCCCCAAGGGTCAGCAGGCGCGTGATTTGGAGCGTGGTGTTGAGATTGTAATTGCCACACCAGGACGACTAATTGATTTTCTAGAGCGCGGCACTACCTCGCTAAAGCGTTGCACCTATCTGGTGCTGGACGAGGCTGATCGTATGCTGGACATGGGTTTTGAGCCCCAGATACGCAAGATTATGCAGCAGATACGCCCTGATCGTCAGGTGCTCATGTGGTCGGCCACATGGCCCAAAGAAGTGCGCCAGCTGGCCGAAGAGTTTCTTAACAATTACATTCAGGTGAACATTGGCTCTCTCTCGCTGAGCGCCAATCACAACATACTCCAGATTGTCGATGTATGTGATGAGTCGGAGAAGATCATGAAGCTGATACAGCTGTTGACGCAGATCTCTAGCGAGAATGAAACCAAGACCATCATATTTGTGGAGACCAAGAAGCGCGTGGATGAGATCACACGCAATATATCGCGTCAGGGTTGGCGCGCATGCGCCATACATGGCGACAAGTCGCAGCAGGAACGCGACTTTGTGCTGTCGAGCTTCCGCAACGGACGTCATTCCATTTTGGTGGCCACCGATGTGGCTGCCCGCGGATTGG ATGTTGACGACGTCAAGTTTGTGATCAATTATGATTATCCTTCGAACTCGGAGGACTACGTGCATCGCATTGGCCGTACCGGACGCTCCAATAACACGGGCACGGCTTACACCTTGTTTACGCATTCCAATGCCAACAAGGCCAATGATTTGATCCAGGTGCTGCGTGAGGCCAATCAG ACTATCAATCCCAAGCTGATGAACATGGCACAGAACAGCGGCTACCAGAAGCGTGGTAACATGGCCTATcgcggcggtggtggtggctaCCAAGGACGCAACCAGCAAATGGGCAACTATcgcaacaatcaaaacaacaacaatccacgcaacaacagcaataacggCTACAATGCTGGCGGTCCACCACGCTACGATCAGAAGATGCAGCGCAATTCGCCGCCAATTCAGGGCACAGGTTTTCGTCCTCAGAGCAATGtgtatcaacagcagcagcagcaggcgcagtcggtgctgcagcagcagcagcagcagcaacagcaacccgGCATGCAATTCTCGCGTTTCAATCCAAATGCTGCCTGCTTTGAGCCCaagacacagcagcagcagctgcagcaacagcagctacagcaacagcagatgcagcagcaacagccgggCGGACAGGCTGCGCATCTAGCAGCAGCTCAGGCAGCGGCTGCCAAtgccgccgccgttgccgctggctatggctatggtgTGGAACAGAAGCGTTCACGCTTTGCGCTCAACTTTAATATGCCGCCACCGTCGatgccgcaacagcagcagcagcagcaacaggcaccgcagcagcagcaatcccAGCAGCCACCAATGCCCACTGGCGCACCTCCAGCAATGTCCAGCCAGGCTTATGGTGCCTATGCCAGCATGCCCAGCAATATGGCAGCAGTATCCTTGAATGGCGGCGGCGCACCCAGCATACCAGCCAGCGCCTATCGGGCTCCATATGCGATGCCGTATGTGATGCCGCCACCACCAATGCCCGTGCAGAATTAA
- the LOC108599893 gene encoding DEAD-box ATP-dependent RNA helicase 20 isoform X2, with protein sequence MNMYNGQVNGYMGGPPTGGMPNNRMGNNGGGPGMFQRNRTAPYVRGGAAGGVSGGFNGNRMNGGVPGPRTDNMYGGQNNNRTSTHGAHLPKIIWSEVALTPFRKNFYKPCDSVLARTQVETDSFLSSNEITIKGNEVPTPSIEFEEGGFPDYVMDEIRKQGFAKPTAIQAQGMPIALSGRDLVAVAQTGSGKTLAYVLPAVVHINNQPRLERGDGPIALVLAPTRELAQQIQQVAIEFGSNTQVRNTCIFGGAPKGQQARDLERGVEIVIATPGRLIDFLERGTTSLKRCTYLVLDEADRMLDMGFEPQIRKIMQQIRPDRQVLMWSATWPKEVRQLAEEFLNNYIQVNIGSLSLSANHNILQIVDVCDESEKIMKLIQLLTQISSENETKTIIFVETKKRVDEITRNISRQGWRACAIHGDKSQQERDFVLSSFRNGRHSILVATDVAARGLDVDDVKFVINYDYPSNSEDYVHRIGRTGRSNNTGTAYTLFTHSNANKANDLIQVLREANQTINPKLMNMAQNSGYQKRGNMAYRGGGGGYQGRNQQMGNYRNNQNNNNPRNNSNNGYNAGGPPRYDQKMQRNSPPIQGTGFRPQSNVYQQQQQQAQSVLQQQQQQQQQPGMQFSRFNPNAACFEPKTQQQQLQQQQLQQQQMQQQQPGGQAAHLAAAQAAAANAAAVAAGYGYGVEQKRSRFALNFNMPPPSMPQQQQQQQQAPQQQQSQQPPMPTGAPPAMSSQAYGAYASMPSNMAAVSLNGGGAPSIPASAYRAPYAMPYVMPPPPMPVQN encoded by the exons ATGAACAT GTATAACGGACAGGTAAATGGTTATATGGGCGGCCCACCAACCGGCGGCATGCCCAACAATCGTATGGGCAATAACGGCGGCGGTCCTGGCATGTTTCAGCGCAACCGCACAGCTCCTTACGTACGCGGAGGAGCTGCTGGCGGCGTAAGTGGCGGTTTCAATGGCAATCGCATGAATGGCGGCGTTCCCGGACCACGCACCGACAATATGTATGGTGGTCAGAACAACAATCGCACTTCGACACATGGCGCtcatttgccaaaaattataTGGTCCGAAGTAGCGCTTACTCCATTCCGCAAGAACTTTTACAAGCCATGCGACTCGGTACTAGCCCGTACCCAAGTCGAAACAGATAGTTTCCTGAGCAGTAATGAAATCACTATAAAGGGCAATGAAGTGCCAACGCCCAGCATTGAGTTTGAAGAGGGTGGTTTCCCTGATTATGTTATGGATGAGATACGCAAGCAGGGCTTTGCTAAGCCGACTGCTATACAGGCACAGGGTATGCCTATTGCTCTGAGTGGTCGCGATTTGGTGGCCGTGGCCCAAACAGGCTCCGGCAAGACCTTGGCCTATGTGCTGCCCGCTGTGGTGCACATTAATAACCAGCCGCGCCTGGAGCGCGGAGATGGACCCATTGCCCTTGTGTTGGCACCCACCCGTGAGTTGGCCCAACAGATTCAGCAAGTGGCCATCGAGTTTGGCTCGAACACGCAGGTGCGCAATACCTGCATCTTTGGCGGCGCCCCCAAGGGTCAGCAGGCGCGTGATTTGGAGCGTGGTGTTGAGATTGTAATTGCCACACCAGGACGACTAATTGATTTTCTAGAGCGCGGCACTACCTCGCTAAAGCGTTGCACCTATCTGGTGCTGGACGAGGCTGATCGTATGCTGGACATGGGTTTTGAGCCCCAGATACGCAAGATTATGCAGCAGATACGCCCTGATCGTCAGGTGCTCATGTGGTCGGCCACATGGCCCAAAGAAGTGCGCCAGCTGGCCGAAGAGTTTCTTAACAATTACATTCAGGTGAACATTGGCTCTCTCTCGCTGAGCGCCAATCACAACATACTCCAGATTGTCGATGTATGTGATGAGTCGGAGAAGATCATGAAGCTGATACAGCTGTTGACGCAGATCTCTAGCGAGAATGAAACCAAGACCATCATATTTGTGGAGACCAAGAAGCGCGTGGATGAGATCACACGCAATATATCGCGTCAGGGTTGGCGCGCATGCGCCATACATGGCGACAAGTCGCAGCAGGAACGCGACTTTGTGCTGTCGAGCTTCCGCAACGGACGTCATTCCATTTTGGTGGCCACCGATGTGGCTGCCCGCGGATTGG ATGTTGACGACGTCAAGTTTGTGATCAATTATGATTATCCTTCGAACTCGGAGGACTACGTGCATCGCATTGGCCGTACCGGACGCTCCAATAACACGGGCACGGCTTACACCTTGTTTACGCATTCCAATGCCAACAAGGCCAATGATTTGATCCAGGTGCTGCGTGAGGCCAATCAG ACTATCAATCCCAAGCTGATGAACATGGCACAGAACAGCGGCTACCAGAAGCGTGGTAACATGGCCTATcgcggcggtggtggtggctaCCAAGGACGCAACCAGCAAATGGGCAACTATcgcaacaatcaaaacaacaacaatccacgcaacaacagcaataacggCTACAATGCTGGCGGTCCACCACGCTACGATCAGAAGATGCAGCGCAATTCGCCGCCAATTCAGGGCACAGGTTTTCGTCCTCAGAGCAATGtgtatcaacagcagcagcagcaggcgcagtcggtgctgcagcagcagcagcagcagcaacagcaacccgGCATGCAATTCTCGCGTTTCAATCCAAATGCTGCCTGCTTTGAGCCCaagacacagcagcagcagctgcagcaacagcagctacagcaacagcagatgcagcagcaacagccgggCGGACAGGCTGCGCATCTAGCAGCAGCTCAGGCAGCGGCTGCCAAtgccgccgccgttgccgctggctatggctatggtgTGGAACAGAAGCGTTCACGCTTTGCGCTCAACTTTAATATGCCGCCACCGTCGatgccgcaacagcagcagcagcagcaacaggcaccgcagcagcagcaatcccAGCAGCCACCAATGCCCACTGGCGCACCTCCAGCAATGTCCAGCCAGGCTTATGGTGCCTATGCCAGCATGCCCAGCAATATGGCAGCAGTATCCTTGAATGGCGGCGGCGCACCCAGCATACCAGCCAGCGCCTATCGGGCTCCATATGCGATGCCGTATGTGATGCCGCCACCACCAATGCCCGTGCAGAATTAA
- the LOC108599897 gene encoding uncharacterized protein LOC108599897, translated as MYIGHTKLLSVNMRTSYKKNRPFDFKLIDHVEPKPLLYKRQTGLSNYDVMKAKTEIWAKIAEIMECDVEFCLMRWNNLHYQYRKESRRPSGSTWPYFERLKFLSSSDMLSRPKAKPKSRALVESEQSIQVPPLVTDEFVGQNEWQSYNDCVVIVNDMEQHVDSTFIIEEIIESTAATDKQTESSTAEDLLKIDQILEQLDEKQRQRAERRIMAFLLKCQLRGLMNEAIDDLAI; from the exons ATGTACATTGGTCACACTAAATTGTTAAGTGTAAATATGCGCACCAGTTACAAAAAGAATCGACCTTTTgattttaaactaattgatCATGTTGAGCCAAAACCTTTGCTCTATAAACGTCAGACAGGACTCTCAAACTATGATGTGATGAAGGCAAAAACAGAAATCTGGGCTAAGATTGCTGAGATCATGGAATGCGATG TGGAATTTTGCCTAATGCGTTGGAACAATCTGCATTATCAGTATCGTAAGGAGTCACGACGTCCCAGTGGTTCCACATGGCCCTACTTCGAGCGTCTTAAATTCCTATCCTCGTCAGATATGCTATCGCGCCCGAAGGCTAAGCCAAAGTCGAGAGCCTTGGTAGAATCAGAGCAATCCATTCAAGTCCCTCCACTTGTCACAGATGAATTTGTAGGTCAAAATGAATGGCAGTCGTATAATGATTGTGTGGTGATTGTCAATGACATGGAACAGCATGTCGACAGTACATTTATCATAGAAGAAATCATAGAatctacagcagcaacagacaaacagaccGAATCAAGCACAGCAGAGGATTTGCTTAAGATTGATCAAATCCTAGAGCAACTGGATGAGAAGCAACGGCAACGCGCAGAGCGTCGAATTATGGCCTTTCTGCTCAAATGCCAGTTAAGGGGACTCATGAATGAAGCCATCGATGACCTGGCTATTTAA
- the LOC108599896 gene encoding ubiquinol-cytochrome-c reductase complex assembly factor 1, with protein sequence MLVTRAAARLATGFSTATLLAPHTSRSHILAALPSRFNEQCRLCSTSAGVAERPEKATKHKVDDGNILKRVLNKVGFAPNAKARLKVTSHLLYETVADKINYVAFFRDFNLPNTFNSWFLVTELHVWLLLMRSMAEGSETGEDGRFLRNCIVEAMWGDVNTRAKKLGAHNPSATRQQIETLSEQFQAALIAYDEGIMSDDRVLACALWRRFFEMECEDYTHIERLVKYVRKQALMLDSIPREQFIIKPKVDWHDLDKCKIDEA encoded by the exons ATGTTGGTCACACGAGCAGCGGCTAGACTGGCCACCGGCTTCTCTACAGCGACACTG TTGgcgccacacacaagcagatCACATATATTAGCGGCGCTGCCCAGTCGTTTTAATGAACAGTGCAGACTGTGCTCCACCTCTGCCGGCGTCGCAGAAAGGCCAGAGAAGGCAACTAAACATAAAGTTGATGACGGCAATATATTAAAACGTGTTCTAAACAAAGTGGGGTTTGCGCCCAATGCAAAAGCT CGCCTTAAGGTCACAAGTCATTTACTCTACGAGACTGTGGCGGATAAAATAAACTATGTTGCCTTCTTTCGGGATTTCAATCTACCTAATACCTTTAACTCTTGGTTTTTGGTTACTGAATTGCATGTGTGGTTGCTACTGATGCGATCCATGGCTGAAGGCTCAGAGACTGGCGAGGATGGGCGCTTTCTGCGCAACTGTATTGTGGAAGCTATGTGGGGAGATGTCAATACTCGTGCCAAAAAATTAGGC GCTCACAATCCTTCGGCCACAAGGCAACAAATCGAAACTTTGTCAGAACAGTTCCAGGCAGCGCTTATTGCCTACGATGAAGGTATCATGTCAGACGATCGTGTATTGGCTTGTGCCCTGTGGCGTCGTTTCTTTGAAATGGAGTGCGAGGATTATACGCATATAGAGCGGCTTGTCAAGTATGTGCGCAAGCAAGCACTTATGCTGGATAGTATACCTCGCGAACAGTTCATAATCAAGCCCAAGGTGGATTGGCATGATCTGGACAAGTGCAAAATTGATGAGGCTTAG